A window from Acidobacteriota bacterium encodes these proteins:
- a CDS encoding amidase, translated as MAGAKSSLSNNESRRTFLKTGLTAAAGAAAFPQWLRGQAQSPQTNTVSVNLDEASLDTLRAYLEGGQFTAHTLSQYYLSRIDEVDRAGPRLNSVIEVNPEALGIADDLDRERRAKGSRGPLHGIPVLIKDNIASADRMQTTAGSLALVGSRPPKDAFLLTRLRAAGAVILGKTNCSEWANFRGRHSTSGWSGRGGQTHNPYALDRNPSGSSSGSGAAVAANLCPFAVGSETDGSIVSPSSVNGIVGIKPTVGLVSRTGIIPISQTQDTAGPMARTVADAAALLSVLAGVDPEDPTTGAARSHIETDYTRFLDPNGLRGSRLGVVRKYAGFNMHVDRVFEEALAALKSAGAEIIDPLEIPNIDKLDEAETEVLHFEFKADLNRYLASLGPSAPVHNLAEVIAFNQKNRARELAWFGQESMEKAQAKGDLNSPDYQKAVSDCRRLSRQEGIDAAMDKFRLDALLAPTDGPAWPTDWINGDHFSAGTSTLAAVAGYPHITVPMGFVFGLPVGISFFGRAWSEPTLIKLAYSYEQATKLRKPPQFRRTVEVATAT; from the coding sequence ATGGCAGGAGCGAAAAGCAGCCTATCCAACAACGAGAGTCGCAGAACCTTCCTCAAGACAGGTCTGACAGCGGCTGCCGGAGCCGCTGCATTTCCGCAGTGGCTGCGTGGGCAAGCGCAAAGTCCGCAAACGAACACTGTTTCGGTCAATTTGGACGAGGCCTCACTCGACACCCTGCGAGCCTACCTGGAGGGCGGCCAATTTACCGCCCACACGCTGTCTCAGTACTATCTGTCGCGAATCGACGAAGTAGATCGGGCGGGCCCGCGGCTGAACTCGGTCATCGAAGTTAACCCGGAGGCTTTGGGGATCGCGGACGATCTCGACCGCGAACGCCGCGCCAAGGGTTCCCGAGGTCCATTGCACGGCATCCCCGTTCTGATCAAAGACAACATCGCCAGTGCCGATCGGATGCAAACAACCGCCGGTTCCCTGGCGCTCGTTGGTTCACGCCCACCGAAGGATGCGTTCCTCCTAACCCGCCTGCGTGCGGCCGGAGCCGTGATACTGGGCAAGACCAACTGCAGTGAGTGGGCTAACTTTCGCGGCAGGCACTCCACCAGCGGATGGAGCGGACGTGGAGGACAAACCCACAACCCCTACGCCCTCGATCGCAATCCCTCCGGCTCGAGCTCCGGATCGGGAGCAGCCGTGGCAGCCAACCTGTGCCCTTTCGCGGTAGGCAGCGAGACCGATGGCTCGATCGTCTCGCCTTCGTCGGTGAACGGCATCGTAGGAATCAAACCCACAGTCGGGCTGGTAAGCCGTACCGGCATCATTCCCATTTCGCAGACGCAAGACACCGCTGGGCCGATGGCGCGCACTGTTGCCGATGCCGCAGCACTGCTCAGCGTCCTCGCAGGCGTCGATCCCGAGGATCCAACCACCGGAGCCGCCCGCTCTCATATCGAGACCGATTACACTCGCTTCCTCGATCCAAATGGACTGCGTGGCTCACGCCTCGGCGTCGTGCGCAAGTACGCAGGCTTCAACATGCACGTAGACCGCGTATTCGAGGAGGCCCTGGCAGCTCTGAAGAGCGCTGGCGCGGAGATCATCGATCCGCTGGAGATCCCGAACATCGACAAACTCGACGAAGCAGAGACCGAAGTTCTGCATTTCGAGTTCAAGGCGGACCTCAATCGCTATCTCGCATCGCTCGGGCCCAGTGCTCCGGTTCACAACCTTGCTGAGGTCATCGCCTTCAATCAAAAGAACCGCGCACGCGAGCTTGCCTGGTTTGGGCAGGAGTCCATGGAAAAGGCGCAGGCAAAAGGAGACCTGAACAGCCCGGATTATCAGAAAGCCGTCTCCGATTGCCGCCGCCTCTCGCGTCAGGAAGGCATCGACGCCGCCATGGATAAGTTCCGTCTCGACGCCCTCCTAGCCCCCACTGATGGCCCAGCATGGCCAACCGACTGGATCAACGGCGACCACTTCAGCGCGGGCACCTCCACTCTGGCCGCGGTTGCCGGATATCCGCACATTACCGTGCCCATGGGCT